Genomic segment of Panicum virgatum strain AP13 chromosome 2K, P.virgatum_v5, whole genome shotgun sequence:
TGGCCTAGACAACAGCATAGGCCGGGCGTCCTATGCACAACCGGTGACCATCTGGAACGACGTCACTGGTGAGGTCGCAACTTTCACCACTACCTTCTCCTTCCGTATCGAGACTAAGAACATAAACAACGGCAACAATGGCGACGGGATGGCTTTCTTCCTGGGGCACTACCCGTCGAGCATCCCTAGCGCAAGCGCTGGCGCCAACCTGGCCCTGTTCAGCACGGGCGCAACCAGCACGGGCGCTACGGGGGATAATCGGGTGGTGGCGGTGGAATTCGACACGTACATGAACGCGGAGTACATGGACAACAGCAACAATCACATCGGCATCGACGTCAACTCCCTCATCTCCAAGAACTCGACGGACACCAACGTGCCAGGCAAGAACCTTACCTCCGGCCTCTTGATGACCTGCCGGATCGCTTACGACAGCAGCAAGGAGCTTCTTGCTGCTGATCTTCAGATTGGCGATACGAGCTACCACGTGGAAGCAAGTGCCGATCTGAGGCAACTCTTGCCAAGCCAGGTGGCCATTGGCTTCTCGGGGGCTACTGGCATAGCTCAAGAGCTTCACCGGGTACTGTCCTGGTCATTTAACTCAACACTCGTTAGGTCCCCTACACCTGCACCTGAAAATGGTCATGGTAGTCGAAATTTCATGTCCAAGGTTCCGTGGAGGATAGTAGGGCCAATAATCGGAGTACTAACTGTGGTAGCTGCTTTGTTCGTATGTCTACGGAAGCCATGGACAAGAAAGAAGCCAGCTTCAAGTCAGGAACGAGATGAGAGACAAGAACCAATCTTGAAAGACTCACCTGCCAACGTCCCGAGACCTTTCAGCTACCGTGAGCTGGCCAAGGCGACAAACAATTTTGCAGCGCAAAGTAAGCTCGGGGAAGGGGGCTATGCCGTCGTTTACAAGGGCCAACTGAAGAATCCAAACCGACTCGTGGCCATAAAAAACTTCAAACTCGTAAGGCAATCAGCTACTGAAAGGAGGAAGGCGTTCGAGGATGAAATCAAGGTTATTATTAAAGTCAGGCAAAGGCACCTGGTTGAGTTAGTAGGCTGGTGCATTGATGAAGAAAAGGATATCGTCTCACTTGTTTACGAGCTTGTGTCAGAAGGTAGCCTCCATGAACATTTGCACAAGGGAAGGAGTTGGTTGTCATGGCCCAGCAGGTATGTAAGAGTAGTTTTGTTATAATTATTATTCATCAGAAAAATCCCCACCCTTCTATTTCTACTACTTCATATCCCCATCTTGTTTTTTACCACCAGTGCTTTTTTATTGTTGCATAGGCATCAGATTATCCTCGATCTAGGGTGTGCCCTGCGGTATCTTCATGGAGAGTGCACGGAGTGCATCTTACATGGTGACATATCAGCATCTAACATACTGCTCGATGAAAAGCATGGAACGAAATTGGCCGACTTCGGGTTGGCAAGGTTGATGGACCATGCCATGGAGCTGAAAACGACCTGCAATTTGGCTGGAACGCCAGGCTACATCGACCCGGATTTTGTGAACATCGGGAAGCGGAGCAGGGAGTCGGATGTCTACGGCTTCGGCATTGTTCTTCTGGAGACAGTCACTGGCCGaagccctgctgctgctgctgctgctgctgccggagaCCTTGTGTCCCCCTTGCTAAAGTGGGCATGGGGCATTCAGCGCAGCAGTACGATCCTTGATGCAGCGGATCCAAGGCTCAGAGACGAGTGCACGAGTGATCAGCAAGACCAGATGGAGCGTGTGCTGCAGGTCGCGCTCTGGTGCGCGCACACCGAACCGACACAGCGGCCGTCCATCAATGAGGCCATGAGGGCCTTGGAGTCGAGGGATGTGGCGATCCCTCGTTTACCACCGCCAGGGTTTGTGGCTCGTCCATCAAATCTTGTACTTGATGACATGTCATGTGAGACCTCAGATAGTGTTATCTCCCCCGCTAGCAGCCGTGCCTAGCCACAGCTAGCACGCCCATCTAGCTTATAAAGTTGTTTAAAAAAATTACTCTACTAGAAATAgtaacatatcaggtgcaaaccaacccctTTATGCAAACTGTACAAACTTCTATCAGAGCCACCAAATCAACATCCAATGGGATGCGCAGGGGGAGTGGAAGGAGGAATTTGCAAAAGTATGATTACAGGCGAGCAgataattgtaaaattatctaATCACCCATGCCCCTTGGATATTGATCCGGTGGCTCATgttgaagtttgcacggtttgcatGAAAGGTTGTTTTGCATCTGATATATTCCCACTAGAAACAGGGCGCTATTTTACTCTTCTAGCACAACTTAATTTGTCCTTGTAGTAAGCAATGGATATGCCATtttcacactactacaaaaaataatTTACCGCGATCTTTTTTTTAAACACCTCCAAGGCGGTCAGAAATTTCAACCGCCTCGATTAATAATATATATTAACTGAGatggtcattttttattaatcGAGGCGGTTAAGAAAACTACCTCGCAAAatcgattaaccgaggcagtgAATCTTAAAATGCCTATCTCGGTTAATATAGATTAACTGAGGCAGTTGATTTAAATCAAACACCTCGGTTAATTGATTAATCGAGGCGGGCACACTATAAGGCCCACCTCAGAAATTCTGAGGCTCAGAAACCATCACTCTTCTCTCTTCTATATCCCCACGCAgactctcttttctctctcttttatcCTGCACGCAGCATGGGGGGCGGCGAGAGGCGGCAGCATCCCGGCGCCCGAGCAGCGGTAGCCCAGGGTGGCCCAGTGCGAGAACGGCTACGGCAGCCCTGTGCTCGCTGCGGCGACAGCCCTTATGACGTGCGGCGGCCCTCGCGGCATGCGTGCGGGAGCCAGCGGAGGCGGCCCGGTGGGagagcggcgggggcggcccAGTGGGAAAGcagtaggggcggcggcggcggccctgtgcTCCCTACGGCAGCGGCCCTCATGGCGTGCGGTAGTGATGGGCGTGGGCATGGAGGCGGCCGCATGAGAGCAGGGGCAGCCGCAGGAGGCCAGTGAGAGGGAAGCCCGGCCTCGCCCCATGGCACGGGCGCAGTGGACCTTCAGCACGGAGGCCGGCCTCGACTCTCCTCCCCCACGGTGTTCTCCACTATCTccaccacctccagcaccaaATCCATCCATGGGCTCGCGGATCTGGCCACTCGGCTCACAGATCTAGTGGATTTGGCCACAGGATCACGGATCAAGCGAGCTTGATGGAAGGATGTGCCCCGGTAGAGGCCACCCGCGGATAGGCTCGGCGGGCCTGTTCACgggctttctattttttttattttttctattcgattaaccgaggtgggCGGGCAACCGTCTCGGAAAATAGATCATTTACCATGGCCTTGGTTTCGAGGCGGTTGCAAAAAATGCCTTGATTAATATCTTTTGCCCTTCTCGGTTAATAGCTATTGTAGTAGTGTCAAAACGTGGGTGATGACATCACCTATCCCTACAAATTTTGAACACAGCAAGCAGGACGC
This window contains:
- the LOC120676539 gene encoding L-type lectin-domain containing receptor kinase IX.1-like; this encodes MKSFWLCYLLLSTQYLLQTSSLSFNFDFSQPGHIQNINFLGDASFNTSNPLIELTKSNRSAGLDNSIGRASYAQPVTIWNDVTGEVATFTTTFSFRIETKNINNGNNGDGMAFFLGHYPSSIPSASAGANLALFSTGATSTGATGDNRVVAVEFDTYMNAEYMDNSNNHIGIDVNSLISKNSTDTNVPGKNLTSGLLMTCRIAYDSSKELLAADLQIGDTSYHVEASADLRQLLPSQVAIGFSGATGIAQELHRVLSWSFNSTLVRSPTPAPENGHGSRNFMSKVPWRIVGPIIGVLTVVAALFVCLRKPWTRKKPASSQERDERQEPILKDSPANVPRPFSYRELAKATNNFAAQSKLGEGGYAVVYKGQLKNPNRLVAIKNFKLVRQSATERRKAFEDEIKVIIKVRQRHLVELVGWCIDEEKDIVSLVYELVSEGSLHEHLHKGRSWLSWPSRHQIILDLGCALRYLHGECTECILHGDISASNILLDEKHGTKLADFGLARLMDHAMELKTTCNLAGTPGYIDPDFVNIGKRSRESDVYGFGIVLLETVTGRSPAAAAAAAAGDLVSPLLKWAWGIQRSSTILDAADPRLRDECTSDQQDQMERVLQVALWCAHTEPTQRPSINEAMRALESRDVAIPRLPPPGFVARPSNLVLDDMSCETSDSVISPASSRA